One region of Streptomyces subrutilus genomic DNA includes:
- the eccE gene encoding type VII secretion protein EccE gives MATATQPQTGAAAPARGGVTPHPKSSPGRFGPFRLQQLVLLQVAAAILLVAWVVEPMLLVPAGASALVLVMLAVVRRHQRSLPEWISGALALRARRRRAESLTVPAGTEPGLAPLVEADPALRTLTFSDRDRRPVGMIGDGTFLTAVLQVDTDATALRPDRAARPLPLALVRDILEVDGIRLESAQLVQHTQPAPAPHLPAQSMAARNYAPLQARTGTPAVRLTWIALKLDPELCPEAVTARGGGPAGVQRCLVRAADQLASRLAGAGFKATVLTEQELTAALATSSCANPMAITQAGRSAGTGRRTQETPRTWRCDDRRHTTYWIGRWPQLGGAGAAPLPQFVALLTSLPALATNFSLTMAPAERQGVTLTGHVRVTGRSDEELVAARRELERTARGVRTGLVRLDREQVPGLLASLPLGGAR, from the coding sequence ATGGCCACGGCAACGCAGCCGCAGACCGGCGCGGCCGCACCCGCACGCGGCGGGGTGACACCGCATCCGAAGTCCAGCCCCGGCCGCTTCGGCCCGTTCCGATTGCAACAGCTCGTCCTGCTCCAAGTGGCCGCGGCGATCCTGCTGGTGGCCTGGGTGGTCGAACCCATGCTGCTGGTGCCCGCGGGTGCGTCCGCGCTCGTCCTGGTGATGCTCGCGGTCGTACGCCGGCACCAGCGCTCCCTGCCGGAATGGATCAGCGGCGCGCTCGCCCTGCGCGCGCGCCGGCGCCGGGCCGAGTCCCTCACCGTGCCCGCGGGCACCGAGCCCGGGCTGGCGCCGCTCGTCGAGGCCGATCCGGCGCTGCGCACCCTGACGTTCAGCGACCGCGACCGGCGGCCGGTCGGCATGATCGGCGACGGGACCTTCCTGACCGCGGTCCTCCAGGTGGACACCGACGCCACCGCGCTGCGGCCCGACCGGGCCGCGCGGCCGCTTCCGCTGGCCCTCGTCCGTGACATCCTCGAAGTGGACGGCATCCGGCTGGAGTCCGCGCAGCTCGTGCAGCACACCCAGCCCGCGCCGGCCCCGCACCTGCCCGCCCAGTCGATGGCCGCGCGCAACTACGCGCCGCTGCAGGCCCGGACCGGCACCCCGGCGGTGCGGCTCACCTGGATCGCGCTCAAGCTCGACCCGGAGCTGTGCCCCGAGGCGGTCACCGCGCGCGGCGGCGGGCCGGCGGGCGTCCAGCGGTGCCTGGTGCGGGCGGCCGACCAGCTGGCGAGCCGGCTGGCCGGAGCCGGATTCAAGGCCACCGTGCTGACCGAGCAGGAGCTCACGGCGGCCCTGGCCACCTCCTCGTGCGCGAACCCGATGGCCATCACCCAGGCCGGGCGGTCGGCCGGCACGGGACGGCGTACGCAGGAGACCCCGCGGACCTGGCGGTGCGACGACCGGCGGCACACCACGTACTGGATAGGCCGCTGGCCGCAGCTGGGCGGCGCGGGGGCGGCGCCGCTGCCGCAGTTCGTGGCGCTGCTGACCTCGCTGCCGGCCCTCGCGACCAACTTCAGCCTGACGATGGCCCCGGCGGAGCGCCAGGGGGTGACGCTGACCGGGCACGTCCGGGTGACGGGCCGCAGCGACGAGGAACTGGTGGCGGCCCGGCGGGAGTTGGAGCGGACGGCGCGGGGTGTGAGGACCGGGCTGGTCCGGCTCGACCGGGAACAGGTGCCGGGGCTGCTGGCCTCGCTGCCGCTGGGAGGTGCGCGATGA
- a CDS encoding DUF397 domain-containing protein, with amino-acid sequence MGTQQEKDELYALDISGVEWEGPPGTTPDEERVEIARLPEGAVAMRSSLDRDTVLRYTAAEWEAFVLGARDGEFDLDRPRP; translated from the coding sequence ATGGGCACCCAGCAGGAGAAGGACGAGCTGTACGCGCTCGACATCAGCGGCGTGGAGTGGGAGGGCCCGCCCGGGACCACCCCCGACGAGGAGCGGGTCGAGATCGCCCGGCTTCCCGAGGGCGCGGTGGCCATGCGGTCCTCGCTGGACCGGGACACGGTGCTGCGCTACACCGCGGCCGAGTGGGAGGCCTTCGTGCTCGGGGCCCGGGACGGGGAGTTCGACCTGGACCGCCCCCGGCCCTGA
- the eccB gene encoding type VII secretion protein EccB, with protein sequence MASRRDELNAYTFAKRRTVAAFLQPSATGTEEGAPRPLRAVVPGVIVAAVVLAGFGAWGMFKPTAPKGWANAGTQVIVGKQSTTRYVVLTTKVNGKDQTRLHPVLNLASARLLLDPSKFKVVQVDDKVLDAGKPPRGPIIGIPYAPDRLPAKEDAAKAKRWAVCQQPGGNGRGVQTATFVLADRERHLTDDGRRLTDTQALYVQSTGEGKERYLVDGTGTKYKFPEGTAAAGTMTTALVGTGATAQPVTEQWLATLDSGDDLAFPQLPGKAGADADVKGLATTDNKVGMVLRAQTGSGAQHYVVLPGKVAPVSEFVAWLLISAPATDGLNMHGKAREVDLQALSPDPVPFGGEVKWPQKKAERVNRSAPAAGAQAGGPGGRDTVCNVLRAVDGQGGQTLSTWAGTGFPVDITASGTSAYVTPGSGLLYTQVQGKQTTAGGSLFLVTDTGLRYAVQANGDSDAEQSKIGAPDQQAKGGAGGAPGAPEPSQAQIRLGYAGVTPAMVPIAWSEFLSKGPRLDTNSARQPQGS encoded by the coding sequence ATGGCATCACGACGTGATGAGCTCAACGCGTACACCTTTGCGAAGCGGCGGACGGTGGCCGCGTTCCTCCAGCCGTCCGCGACGGGCACCGAGGAGGGTGCGCCGCGCCCGCTGCGCGCGGTCGTGCCGGGCGTGATCGTCGCCGCGGTGGTCCTCGCCGGCTTCGGCGCCTGGGGCATGTTCAAGCCCACCGCACCCAAGGGCTGGGCGAACGCCGGGACCCAGGTGATCGTCGGCAAGCAGTCGACGACCCGGTACGTCGTCCTGACGACGAAGGTGAACGGCAAGGACCAGACCCGCCTGCACCCCGTGCTGAACCTAGCCTCCGCCCGACTGCTGCTGGACCCCTCGAAGTTCAAGGTGGTCCAGGTCGACGACAAGGTCCTGGACGCGGGCAAGCCGCCGCGCGGCCCCATCATCGGCATCCCGTACGCCCCCGACCGGCTCCCCGCCAAGGAGGACGCGGCCAAGGCCAAGCGCTGGGCCGTCTGCCAGCAGCCGGGCGGCAACGGCCGCGGTGTGCAGACCGCCACCTTCGTGCTCGCCGACCGCGAGAGGCACCTGACGGACGACGGGCGCCGGCTGACCGACACCCAGGCGCTGTACGTGCAGAGCACCGGCGAGGGCAAGGAGCGCTACCTGGTCGACGGGACCGGCACGAAGTACAAGTTCCCCGAGGGCACCGCGGCCGCCGGCACGATGACCACCGCCCTGGTCGGTACGGGCGCCACCGCGCAGCCGGTCACCGAGCAGTGGCTGGCGACCCTCGACTCCGGTGACGACCTGGCCTTCCCGCAGCTGCCCGGCAAGGCCGGGGCCGACGCCGACGTCAAGGGCCTGGCCACCACCGACAACAAGGTGGGCATGGTGCTCAGGGCCCAGACCGGCTCCGGCGCCCAGCACTACGTGGTCCTGCCCGGGAAGGTCGCGCCGGTCTCCGAGTTCGTCGCGTGGCTGCTGATCTCCGCGCCCGCGACCGACGGCCTCAACATGCACGGCAAGGCCCGCGAGGTCGACCTCCAGGCGCTCAGCCCGGACCCGGTCCCGTTCGGCGGCGAGGTCAAGTGGCCGCAGAAGAAGGCGGAACGCGTCAACCGGAGCGCACCGGCAGCCGGGGCCCAGGCCGGCGGCCCCGGCGGCCGCGACACCGTCTGCAACGTGCTGCGCGCGGTCGACGGCCAGGGCGGCCAGACCCTGAGCACCTGGGCGGGCACCGGCTTCCCCGTCGACATCACCGCCAGCGGCACCAGCGCGTACGTCACCCCGGGCTCGGGCCTGCTCTACACGCAGGTCCAGGGCAAGCAGACCACGGCCGGCGGCTCCCTCTTCCTGGTCACCGACACCGGCCTGCGGTACGCCGTCCAGGCCAACGGCGACAGCGACGCCGAGCAGTCGAAGATCGGCGCCCCCGACCAGCAGGCGAAGGGCGGCGCGGGCGGCGCCCCCGGCGCGCCCGAGCCCAGCCAGGCGCAGATCCGGCTCGGCTACGCGGGCGTCACCCCGGCCATGGTGCCCATCGCGTGGTCGGAGTTCCTCTCCAAGGGGCCGCGGCTGGACACCAACTCCGCCCGTCAGCCGCAGGGTTCGTGA
- the mycP gene encoding type VII secretion-associated serine protease mycosin → MTQLPPARRAPLAAALALLGVCAVAPAAVPPPAAASARPVAPEAPYALRLDGAGECTFPMKKQIADRPWALQRLLLDELWAHTKGKDKNGNSVRVAVIDTGVDRANPQLSGALDIAAGKDLIDPKGGDGTTDTVGHGTKVAGLIAARPQEGTGFVGLAPEATIIPIRQNDGQGKGNALSLSQAIDHAVAKGAQVINISQDTDVPLTADSELGKSVRKAIDAKAVVIASAGNDGLSGEKRKTYPAAFPGVLAVGASDRNNERAAFSQPGDFIGVAAPGVDMVSTVPGFGQCIDNGTSFSAPYVAGVAALLRAKHGDWSPQQIVWQIQNTAERSVKGRDDYVGWGVVDPVRALSQDREAPKAPVPDPGPPPAAAPEAAALRLTETAQEREERFGTYALGIGAVVIAVIAGTATVVREARGRRRRLQ, encoded by the coding sequence ATGACCCAGCTCCCGCCGGCGCGGCGCGCCCCGCTCGCCGCCGCCCTCGCCCTCCTCGGGGTCTGCGCCGTCGCACCGGCCGCAGTACCCCCGCCCGCCGCCGCATCCGCTCGGCCCGTCGCGCCCGAAGCCCCGTACGCCCTGCGCCTCGACGGCGCCGGCGAGTGCACCTTCCCCATGAAGAAGCAGATCGCCGACCGCCCCTGGGCCCTGCAGCGGCTGCTCCTCGACGAGCTGTGGGCGCACACCAAGGGCAAGGACAAGAACGGCAACAGCGTCCGCGTCGCCGTCATCGACACCGGCGTGGACCGGGCCAACCCGCAGCTCAGCGGCGCCCTCGACATCGCCGCCGGCAAGGACCTGATCGACCCCAAGGGCGGCGACGGCACGACCGACACCGTCGGCCACGGCACCAAGGTCGCCGGACTGATCGCGGCCCGCCCCCAGGAGGGCACCGGCTTCGTGGGCCTGGCCCCGGAGGCCACGATCATCCCGATCCGGCAGAACGACGGGCAGGGCAAGGGCAACGCCCTGTCCCTGAGCCAGGCCATCGACCACGCGGTGGCCAAGGGCGCCCAGGTCATCAACATCTCCCAGGACACCGACGTGCCGCTGACCGCGGACTCCGAGCTCGGCAAGTCGGTGCGGAAGGCCATCGACGCCAAGGCAGTGGTGATCGCCTCGGCGGGCAACGACGGCCTGAGCGGCGAGAAGCGCAAGACCTACCCGGCGGCCTTCCCCGGCGTCCTCGCGGTGGGCGCCTCGGACCGCAACAACGAGCGAGCCGCCTTCTCCCAGCCCGGCGACTTCATCGGGGTGGCGGCGCCGGGCGTCGACATGGTCTCCACGGTCCCCGGCTTCGGCCAGTGCATCGACAACGGCACCAGCTTCTCCGCCCCGTACGTCGCCGGCGTCGCCGCCCTGCTGCGCGCCAAGCACGGCGACTGGTCGCCGCAGCAGATCGTCTGGCAGATCCAGAACACAGCCGAGCGCTCCGTGAAGGGCCGCGACGACTACGTCGGCTGGGGTGTCGTCGACCCGGTGCGCGCGCTCAGCCAGGACCGCGAGGCCCCCAAGGCGCCCGTCCCCGACCCCGGCCCGCCCCCGGCCGCCGCCCCCGAGGCCGCCGCGCTCCGACTCACCGAGACGGCCCAGGAGCGGGAGGAGCGGTTCGGCACGTACGCTCTCGGCATCGGCGCCGTCGTCATCGCCGTCATCGCGGGAACGGCGACCGTCGTCCGCGAGGCCCGCGGCCGCCGACGCCGTTTGCAGTGA
- a CDS encoding WXG100 family type VII secretion target has protein sequence MSTNTFGLADDPVVKAANRISETANAVTRQARELADIIATVSAGWTGVGAAGFAKAQSDLNVEHDEIRRLLGVLHNAVSQTKNLSNAQDEDVRAAFRAVAPSGGGTGGARSGLDNV, from the coding sequence ATGAGCACGAACACCTTCGGACTGGCGGACGATCCGGTCGTCAAGGCGGCCAACAGGATCTCCGAGACGGCCAACGCCGTCACCCGCCAGGCCCGCGAGCTGGCCGACATCATCGCCACCGTGAGCGCCGGCTGGACCGGTGTCGGTGCCGCCGGATTCGCGAAGGCGCAGTCGGACCTCAACGTCGAGCACGACGAGATCCGCCGCCTGCTCGGGGTGCTGCACAACGCCGTCTCGCAGACCAAGAACCTGAGCAACGCCCAGGACGAGGACGTGCGCGCGGCGTTCCGCGCCGTGGCCCCCTCCGGCGGCGGCACGGGCGGCGCCCGCTCCGGCCTCGACAACGTCTGA
- a CDS encoding WXG100 family type VII secretion target encodes MSGNDGNTRVRYETVQQMADRIRVVSSNIIKDLAEMEQAVKVVTDTWDGEAHREYVVLQTKYKRIADEMQKKLETVAKLIEQGKGDYRATDVKASRLFTEAY; translated from the coding sequence ATGTCGGGCAATGACGGCAACACCCGGGTACGGTACGAGACCGTCCAGCAGATGGCGGACCGCATCCGCGTCGTGTCGAGCAACATCATCAAGGACCTGGCCGAGATGGAGCAGGCCGTGAAGGTGGTCACCGACACCTGGGACGGCGAGGCGCACCGGGAGTACGTGGTCCTCCAGACCAAGTACAAGCGCATCGCCGATGAGATGCAGAAGAAGCTGGAGACGGTCGCCAAGCTCATCGAGCAGGGCAAGGGCGACTACCGCGCCACCGACGTGAAGGCCTCGCGCCTGTTCACCGAGGCCTACTGA
- the eccD gene encoding type VII secretion integral membrane protein EccD, with protein MSTAGATGFCRVTVVAPDSRIDVALPEDIAVADVYPELLRLTGQTQPVGAPTGFHLVRRSGTVLDGARTLAAQQILDGEVLSLRPFAESLPPAVFDDVSDAVASAVVRDRHRWSDDMLRGAGLAGAALLLVMLGFVLWYADPLRHDMHGLPGIIAAAVGFLLTAVAGVRARVYRDRGSAVALGLSALPHLLIAGSGIVAPAAGQGPGRLQFLLGCVCVLVASVALVALTPSGDAPFVAATFVAATGTLATFTAIATEASATATAGAVAPVAIGLVAFLPGFSARFARLPIGYAAPRSATEVYETPDRYESEPYGDQSGSDQHDPAASLDAEQIAAQARRGHEMLLGLVGGCAAVAVGAAAVLGFSDNTWGRLLALATGLAMLLRARLFRYTSQVVCALAAGLLAVALLILGLALNPPADLVEALVLKQDHSGLELRTIWLTAAVAAGAALLAGIALVIPRKGLSPFWGRLLDLTEAAVLLSLVPLALAVLDVYSRARALTS; from the coding sequence GTGAGTACGGCCGGGGCGACAGGTTTCTGCAGGGTCACCGTCGTGGCCCCGGACAGCCGCATCGACGTCGCCCTCCCCGAGGACATCGCCGTCGCCGACGTCTACCCCGAACTGCTGCGCCTCACCGGCCAGACCCAGCCCGTCGGCGCCCCCACCGGCTTCCACCTCGTACGCCGCTCCGGCACCGTCCTCGACGGCGCCCGCACCCTCGCCGCCCAGCAGATCCTCGACGGCGAGGTGCTCAGCCTGCGCCCCTTCGCCGAGTCCCTGCCGCCCGCCGTCTTCGACGACGTCTCCGACGCCGTCGCCTCGGCCGTCGTCCGCGACCGCCACCGCTGGAGCGACGACATGCTGCGCGGCGCGGGGCTGGCCGGAGCCGCACTGCTCCTCGTCATGCTCGGCTTCGTCCTCTGGTACGCGGACCCGCTGCGCCACGACATGCACGGCCTGCCCGGGATCATCGCGGCCGCCGTCGGATTCCTGCTCACCGCCGTGGCCGGCGTCCGCGCCCGCGTCTACCGCGACCGCGGCTCCGCCGTCGCGCTCGGCCTCAGCGCCCTGCCGCACCTGCTGATCGCCGGCTCCGGGATCGTCGCCCCCGCCGCCGGCCAGGGCCCCGGCCGGCTCCAGTTCCTGCTGGGCTGCGTCTGCGTCCTCGTCGCCTCCGTGGCCCTGGTCGCGCTCACCCCCAGCGGGGACGCCCCCTTCGTCGCGGCCACCTTCGTCGCCGCCACCGGCACCCTGGCCACCTTCACGGCCATCGCCACCGAGGCCTCCGCCACGGCCACGGCCGGCGCCGTCGCACCCGTCGCCATCGGACTCGTCGCCTTCCTCCCCGGCTTCTCCGCCCGCTTCGCCCGCCTGCCCATCGGCTACGCCGCCCCGCGCAGCGCCACCGAGGTGTACGAGACCCCGGACCGCTACGAGAGCGAGCCGTACGGCGACCAGTCCGGCTCCGACCAGCACGACCCGGCCGCCTCCCTCGACGCCGAGCAGATCGCGGCCCAGGCCCGCCGCGGCCACGAGATGCTGCTCGGCCTGGTCGGCGGCTGCGCCGCGGTCGCCGTCGGAGCCGCCGCCGTCCTCGGCTTCTCCGACAACACCTGGGGCCGGCTGCTCGCCCTCGCCACGGGCCTCGCCATGCTGCTGCGCGCCCGGCTCTTCCGCTACACCTCCCAGGTGGTGTGCGCCCTGGCCGCCGGGCTCCTCGCCGTCGCCCTGCTGATCCTGGGCCTGGCCCTGAACCCGCCGGCCGACCTGGTCGAAGCGCTCGTCCTCAAGCAGGACCACAGCGGCCTGGAGCTGCGCACCATCTGGCTGACGGCCGCCGTCGCCGCCGGCGCGGCCCTCCTCGCCGGAATTGCGCTTGTCATCCCCCGCAAGGGCCTGTCACCCTTCTGGGGAAGGCTGCTCGACCTCACCGAGGCGGCGGTCCTGCTCAGCCTGGTCCCCCTGGCCCTGGCCGTGCTGGACGTCTACTCCCGGGCCCGCGCTCTCACCAGCTGA
- the eccCa gene encoding type VII secretion protein EccCa, with product MSQIVVKRPPRSLPPEVPSDELRLEAPPELPRGQQEGMLMQLLPMLGMGSSAVFFFMPGAAPFMRIMGVLMLTSTVAMVVAQLVRHRRGTQGQMADVRRDYLKYLAQTRRQVRRTARAQRDAQLYLHPAPDQLWSVVAEGSRLWERRVGDPDFGQARLGLGSQRLSTPLVAPDTAPVDELEPLTAGAMQRFLRVHSSLEGLPMAVSIRAFYHVTVSGEPESARGTARALVAQLATLHSPEDLVVAVVAAPGAVPSWDWTKWLPHTQVPGQVDGAGTKRLFGDDLGELEGLLAPRLEGRPRFSRDVSPVLDQPHLVVVLDGGLVPPDSVFAAAEGLQGVTIVEVVAGELDESPRSAGETPSRGSLSVVVRPGRLRLESGAGVAYEGAPDTLSLPAAEALARQLAPLRTGGGDDDEPLLANLDFTDLLNLGDAASIDVARTWRPRSAGERLRVPIGVGEDGAPVMLDLKEAAQEGMGPHGLCVGATGSGKSELLRTLVLGLAVTHTSETLNFVLADFKGGATFTGMGQMPHVAAVITNLADDLTLVDRMGDSIRGELQRRQELLRSAGNYANIHDYEKARAAGAPLEPLASLVLVIDEFSELLTAKPDFIDMFIQIGRIGRSLGVHLLLASQRLEEGKLRGLDTYLSYRIGLRTFSAAESRTAIGVPDAYHLPSVPGSGYLKFGTDEMTRFKAAYVSGAYRSGGPDLSVGLFPVERRPALFTAAPVPVVYAAPDPAYLAARSAREDDALADTVLDVIVGRLEGQGVPAHQVWLPPLDQAPPLDQLLPALAPGPERGLHAEGYTRPGGLVVPLGLIDKPFEQRREVLYRDFSGAAGHMMVVGGPQSGKSTLMRTLISSFALTHTPREVQFYGLDFGGGSLSAVAELPHVGGIASRLDPERVRRTVAEVGGVLNRREEFFRSNGIDSIATYRRRRAAGELPGEPWGDVFLVIDGWGNFRGEYEGLEQVVTDIAARGLGYGIHVVITAARYMEVRSALKDQMLSRLELRLGDVMDSEFDRKVAANVPTGMPGRGQVPEKLHFLGALPRIDGSHEAADLSEATASFVDAVKRHWAGPAAPGVRLLPRLLHADQLPRGGEHPGRGIAIGIDETDLEPVFVDFDSDPFLLVFGESESGKTNLLRLIAQQISERYAPEQARLVVGDYRRSLLGALPEAHLLEYAPMASSLQMHMEALGGVFSRRQPPNDVTPQQLRDRSWWTGPDVFIIIDDFDLVATSQGNPLAPLVEFLPFARDTGVRFIIARNSAGASRSLYEPFMQRIKELGAQGVVLSGDPSEGDLIGSVRPRPMPPGRAYFASRRRGTSLVQLGRMPGM from the coding sequence GTGAGTCAGATCGTCGTCAAGCGGCCGCCGCGGTCCCTGCCGCCCGAAGTGCCTTCGGACGAACTGCGGCTGGAGGCGCCGCCGGAGCTTCCCCGGGGACAGCAGGAGGGCATGCTGATGCAGCTCCTGCCGATGCTCGGCATGGGCTCCTCCGCGGTGTTCTTCTTCATGCCGGGTGCGGCGCCGTTCATGCGCATCATGGGCGTGCTGATGCTGACGTCGACGGTGGCGATGGTCGTGGCGCAGCTGGTGCGCCACCGCCGGGGTACGCAGGGGCAAATGGCCGATGTGCGCCGGGACTACCTCAAATACCTTGCGCAGACCCGCCGTCAGGTACGCCGGACCGCGCGGGCGCAGCGCGACGCGCAGCTGTATCTGCACCCGGCTCCGGACCAGTTGTGGTCGGTGGTGGCCGAGGGTTCGCGGCTGTGGGAGCGGCGGGTCGGGGACCCGGACTTCGGCCAGGCGCGGCTCGGGCTGGGCTCGCAGCGCCTGTCGACCCCGCTGGTGGCGCCGGACACGGCGCCGGTGGACGAGCTGGAGCCGTTGACGGCGGGCGCGATGCAGCGGTTCCTGCGGGTGCACTCCTCGCTGGAGGGGCTGCCGATGGCGGTGTCGATCCGGGCGTTCTACCACGTGACGGTGTCGGGCGAGCCGGAGTCGGCGCGCGGAACGGCGCGGGCGCTGGTGGCGCAGCTGGCGACGCTGCACTCCCCCGAGGACCTGGTGGTGGCCGTGGTGGCGGCGCCGGGTGCGGTGCCGTCGTGGGACTGGACGAAGTGGCTGCCGCACACGCAGGTTCCGGGGCAGGTGGACGGGGCCGGTACGAAGCGGCTGTTCGGCGACGACCTGGGCGAGCTGGAGGGGCTGCTGGCGCCCCGGCTGGAGGGGCGGCCCCGGTTCAGCCGCGACGTGTCGCCGGTGCTGGACCAGCCGCACCTGGTGGTGGTCCTCGACGGTGGTCTGGTGCCGCCGGATTCGGTGTTCGCGGCGGCCGAGGGGCTGCAGGGCGTCACGATCGTCGAGGTGGTCGCGGGTGAGCTGGACGAATCCCCTCGCTCCGCTGGGGAGACCCCATCGCGCGGATCGCTGTCGGTCGTGGTGCGGCCGGGCCGGCTGCGCCTGGAGTCGGGCGCGGGCGTCGCGTACGAGGGCGCGCCGGACACCCTGTCGCTGCCCGCGGCGGAGGCGCTGGCCCGTCAGCTGGCGCCGCTGCGCACGGGAGGCGGGGACGACGACGAACCGCTGCTGGCCAACCTGGACTTCACGGACCTGCTGAACCTGGGCGACGCGGCCTCGATCGACGTGGCCCGCACGTGGCGGCCGCGGTCGGCCGGCGAGCGGCTGCGCGTGCCGATCGGTGTCGGCGAGGACGGCGCCCCGGTGATGCTGGACCTCAAGGAGGCCGCCCAGGAGGGCATGGGCCCGCACGGCTTGTGCGTGGGCGCGACGGGTTCCGGCAAGTCGGAGCTGCTGCGCACGCTGGTGCTGGGGCTCGCGGTCACGCACACCTCGGAGACGCTGAACTTCGTCCTCGCGGACTTCAAGGGCGGCGCGACCTTCACCGGCATGGGGCAGATGCCGCACGTGGCGGCCGTCATCACCAACCTGGCGGACGACCTCACGCTCGTGGACCGGATGGGCGACTCGATCCGCGGTGAGCTGCAGCGCCGTCAGGAGCTGCTGCGGTCGGCGGGCAACTACGCGAACATCCACGACTACGAGAAGGCGCGCGCGGCGGGCGCCCCGCTGGAGCCGCTGGCCTCGCTGGTGCTGGTCATCGACGAGTTCAGCGAACTGCTCACGGCGAAGCCCGACTTCATCGACATGTTCATCCAGATCGGCCGCATCGGCCGTTCGCTGGGCGTGCACCTGCTGCTGGCCTCGCAGCGGCTGGAGGAGGGCAAGCTGCGCGGGCTGGACACGTACCTGTCGTACCGGATCGGCCTGCGGACCTTCTCGGCGGCGGAGTCGCGTACGGCGATCGGTGTGCCGGACGCCTACCACCTGCCGTCGGTGCCCGGGTCGGGCTATCTGAAGTTCGGCACGGACGAGATGACCCGCTTCAAGGCGGCGTACGTCTCGGGTGCCTACCGCTCGGGCGGGCCGGACCTGTCGGTCGGCCTGTTCCCGGTGGAGCGGCGGCCCGCGCTGTTCACGGCGGCTCCGGTGCCGGTGGTGTACGCGGCTCCGGACCCGGCGTACCTGGCGGCGCGGTCGGCGCGGGAGGACGACGCGCTCGCCGACACGGTGCTGGACGTGATCGTGGGCCGGCTGGAGGGCCAGGGGGTGCCGGCGCACCAGGTGTGGCTGCCGCCGCTGGACCAGGCTCCGCCGCTGGACCAGCTGCTGCCGGCGCTGGCGCCGGGCCCGGAACGCGGGCTGCACGCGGAGGGGTACACGCGGCCCGGCGGGCTCGTCGTGCCGCTCGGCCTCATCGACAAGCCCTTCGAGCAGCGGCGCGAGGTGCTCTACCGGGACTTCTCGGGTGCGGCCGGCCACATGATGGTGGTGGGCGGTCCGCAGTCGGGCAAGTCCACGCTGATGCGGACGCTGATCTCCTCGTTCGCGCTCACGCACACCCCGCGCGAGGTGCAGTTCTACGGCCTGGACTTCGGCGGCGGCAGCCTGTCGGCCGTCGCCGAGCTGCCGCACGTGGGCGGGATCGCCTCGCGGCTGGACCCCGAGCGGGTGCGCCGTACGGTCGCGGAGGTCGGGGGCGTCCTCAACCGCCGCGAGGAGTTCTTCCGCTCCAACGGCATCGACTCCATCGCCACCTACCGGCGCCGGCGGGCGGCGGGCGAGCTGCCCGGTGAGCCGTGGGGCGACGTGTTCCTGGTCATCGACGGCTGGGGCAACTTCCGCGGCGAGTACGAGGGCCTGGAGCAGGTGGTCACGGACATCGCCGCCCGCGGCCTGGGCTACGGCATCCACGTGGTGATCACCGCGGCGCGGTACATGGAGGTGCGCTCGGCGCTCAAGGACCAGATGCTGAGCCGCCTGGAGCTGCGCCTGGGCGACGTCATGGACTCGGAGTTCGACCGGAAGGTCGCGGCGAACGTCCCCACCGGGATGCCGGGCCGCGGCCAGGTGCCGGAGAAGCTGCACTTCCTGGGTGCGCTGCCGAGGATCGACGGCTCGCACGAGGCGGCGGACCTGTCGGAGGCCACGGCCTCCTTCGTGGACGCGGTGAAGCGGCACTGGGCGGGGCCCGCGGCTCCCGGGGTGCGGCTGCTGCCGCGGCTGCTGCACGCGGACCAGCTGCCCCGGGGCGGGGAGCACCCCGGCCGCGGGATCGCGATCGGCATCGACGAGACGGACCTGGAGCCGGTGTTCGTCGACTTCGACTCCGACCCCTTCCTGCTGGTCTTCGGCGAGAGCGAGTCGGGCAAGACGAACCTGCTGCGGCTCATCGCCCAGCAGATCTCGGAGCGCTACGCGCCGGAGCAGGCGCGCCTGGTGGTGGGCGACTACCGGCGGAGCCTGCTCGGGGCGCTGCCGGAGGCGCACCTGCTGGAGTACGCGCCGATGGCGAGCTCGCTGCAGATGCACATGGAGGCGCTGGGCGGGGTGTTCTCCCGGCGGCAGCCGCCGAACGACGTCACGCCGCAGCAGTTGCGCGACCGCAGCTGGTGGACGGGGCCGGACGTGTTCATCATCATCGACGACTTCGACCTGGTGGCCACGAGCCAGGGCAATCCGCTGGCGCCGCTGGTGGAGTTCCTGCCCTTCGCCCGGGACACGGGTGTGCGCTTCATCATCGCGCGGAACTCGGCGGGTGCCTCCCGGTCGCTGTACGAGCCGTTCATGCAGCGGATCAAGGAGCTGGGCGCGCAGGGCGTGGTGCTGTCCGGTGATCCGTCCGAGGGCGACCTGATCGGCAGCGTGCGGCCGCGTCCGATGCCGCCGGGCCGGGCGTACTTCGCCTCGCGCAGGCGGGGCACCTCGCTGGTGCAACTGGGGCGCATGCCGGGGATGTGA